The following nucleotide sequence is from Gammaproteobacteria bacterium.
GGTAAGGCGCGATCGCTCACTATCGAAGTTGTCGAGCCCTTCCAACAGCCAGGCTTCATCTTCTCCCCGAGCGGCAAGTTTACCGAGCCACTCAGGTTCAATGAAGCAATGGCAGGTGGCGCACAAGGCTAATCCGCCACAAACCCCTTCTACGCTGTTATCCAGATCACGAAGGATTTCCATGACGGATACGCCTTCCTGGCCATCCACCT
It contains:
- a CDS encoding 2Fe-2S iron-sulfur cluster binding domain-containing protein; this translates as MGKIFVTDREGNSVEVDGQEGVSVMEILRDLDNSVEGVCGGLALCATCHCFIEPEWLGKLAARGEDEAWLLEGLDNFDSERSRLTCQIPYTDEFDGLTLIVAPEE